One window of Dermacentor andersoni chromosome 7, qqDerAnde1_hic_scaffold, whole genome shotgun sequence genomic DNA carries:
- the LOC126533732 gene encoding uncharacterized protein — protein sequence MASSSSSTSLQTKAIGLALVVFTLLASSQGQQPNNVGANPQTAGTGPNSPFQGQPGSPPQPMPPQQQGPAGAGFRRRGPFPRSGIEGPMAGGPGRGIPPEVLARRMAFLQAAARARAMQEATTKPDINTLPYDFGNGLRPRAGRDEGRPVMVPTGVPQFPHPQGIPTRQGGNRNKGSGGGPGQPRGRAKRERGLLDGTHRRSARAVQELMHSEEEK from the exons AtggcgtcttcgtcgtcgtccaccTCGTTGCAGACGAAAGCAATAGGCCTAGCCCTGGTGGTTTTTACGCTTCTGGCGTCATCTCAAG GTCAACAGCCAAATAACGTCGGCGCCAACCCGCAGACTGCCGGAAC CGGGCCAAATTCGCCGTTTCAAGGCCAACCCGGATCACCACCACAGCCGATGCCGCCCCAACAGCAAGGACCCGCGG GAGCCGGCTTCCGAAGGCGCGGTCCGTTCCCGAGGTCGGGCATCGAGGGCCCCATGGCGGGTGGGCCGGGCCGCGGCATTCCTCCCGAGGTCCTGGCTAGGCGCATGGCGTTCCTCCAGGCGGCGGCGCGAGCGAGAGCGATGCAGGAGGCCACGACAAAACCTGACATCAACACCTTGCCGTACGACTTCGGAAATGGCCTCAGGCCCCGAGCCGGCCGCGACGAGGGTCGACCCGTCATGGTTCCCACCGGAGTTCCCCAGTTCCCTCACCCCCAGGGGATCCCCACACGGCAGGGCGGAAACAGAAACAAG GGCAGCGGCGGAGGCCCCGGCCAGCCGAGAGGCCGAGCGAAGCGGGAGCGCGGGCTGCTCGACGGCACGCACAGGCGAAGCGCCCGCGCGGTGCAAGAG CTGATGCACTCCGAGGAAGAAAAATGA